A single genomic interval of Planctomycetia bacterium harbors:
- a CDS encoding sel1 repeat family protein has protein sequence MNYSTLALCLFATVAAEPRSSGAEPPAADVRLFEETKTKAEMGDIDAQYKLGGLYGKGTGTAKDDAAAAQWYRKVAERNDRRGQSMLGVMYTNARGVPRDYDRAIELFRKAAAQNSAHAQYNLGHMYSTGKGVPKDDVESAAWYRKAAEQNEVNSQRILGSLYAAGRGVPQDFVQAYAWTKVAATPENPAAQKQLMKYAEQLTAEQRAAAEKAAGEITASIHQRRNR, from the coding sequence ATGAACTACTCGACGCTCGCCTTGTGTCTGTTCGCCACCGTGGCCGCAGAGCCGCGATCAAGCGGAGCCGAGCCGCCGGCTGCCGACGTTCGGCTTTTTGAGGAAACCAAGACTAAGGCCGAGATGGGAGATATCGATGCCCAATACAAACTCGGAGGGTTGTACGGCAAGGGAACGGGTACGGCGAAAGACGATGCCGCCGCGGCCCAATGGTATCGCAAGGTCGCGGAGCGGAACGATCGCCGCGGCCAAAGCATGCTCGGGGTCATGTACACCAATGCTCGAGGTGTACCGCGCGACTATGATCGCGCGATCGAGTTGTTTCGTAAGGCAGCCGCTCAGAACAGCGCCCACGCGCAATACAACCTCGGCCATATGTACTCTACCGGGAAAGGCGTTCCGAAAGACGACGTAGAGTCAGCCGCATGGTATCGCAAAGCGGCCGAACAAAACGAGGTGAACTCGCAAAGAATCCTAGGATCGCTCTACGCCGCCGGACGGGGAGTACCGCAAGACTTCGTTCAGGCCTATGCCTGGACTAAGGTCGCCGCGACTCCGGAGAATCCCGCCGCGCAGAAGCAACTGATGAAGTACGCCGAACAATTGACGGCCGAACAAAGAGCTGCAGCTGAAAAGGCCGCCGGCGAAATCACGGCATCGATCCATCAACGTCGGAATCGGTGA
- a CDS encoding DUF1501 domain-containing protein, translating into MLTVRTPRSARDCDGTTRRDFLRVGSLAVGGLTLPDLLRARAQAATSASAPRRPTRDTSVVLLWLGGGPTHIETFDPKTSAPSEYRSAVGAVDTSVPGIQLGGGFTQMAKVADKMAFVRSFAHKNSGHGGGTHFVMTGYDFAGADQGQKSIKPSYGSITARYRGASNLETGMPTYVKLGGNGAEGAAFLGKTYAPFETGGQARANMNLTLAADRVNDRRSLLSRLDRLNRDVDVSGLMQGFDSFEQQAYGLILGGAKNAFDVRGESPKLREQYGSGLGEQMLQARRLCEAGCGFVTVTYGGWDMHGNVASGMKTRGPTVDQAVSAFVEDCAERGLSEKVLLVVTGEFGRTPRINKNAGRDHWAPLSTLALAGGGLRMGQTVGESTAKAEVPKSTPIGPQDLMATLFHVLGLPRDLHYNDPAGRPVPMLDSGKPIAELL; encoded by the coding sequence ATGTTGACCGTCCGTACTCCCCGTTCGGCCCGTGATTGCGACGGAACCACGCGTCGCGATTTTCTTCGCGTCGGCTCTCTGGCCGTCGGCGGATTGACCCTACCCGACCTACTCCGAGCTCGCGCGCAAGCCGCGACCTCGGCGAGTGCGCCGCGACGACCGACGAGAGACACCTCCGTCGTTCTGCTCTGGTTAGGGGGCGGTCCCACGCATATCGAAACCTTCGACCCGAAGACGTCGGCCCCCTCCGAGTACCGCAGTGCCGTCGGTGCGGTCGATACGAGCGTGCCGGGCATTCAACTCGGCGGCGGATTCACCCAGATGGCCAAGGTTGCCGATAAGATGGCCTTCGTCCGTTCGTTCGCCCATAAGAACTCGGGGCATGGGGGCGGAACGCATTTCGTGATGACCGGCTACGACTTCGCCGGTGCCGATCAGGGGCAGAAGTCGATCAAACCGTCGTACGGCTCCATCACGGCTCGTTATCGCGGTGCGAGCAACCTTGAGACCGGCATGCCGACGTACGTGAAGCTCGGCGGCAACGGGGCGGAAGGCGCAGCGTTCCTAGGAAAGACGTACGCCCCTTTCGAGACCGGCGGCCAAGCCCGCGCGAACATGAACCTGACGCTTGCGGCGGATCGGGTAAACGATCGGCGCAGTTTGCTCAGCAGGCTCGATCGCCTCAATCGCGATGTCGACGTCTCAGGCCTCATGCAAGGGTTCGACTCCTTCGAGCAACAAGCCTACGGCCTCATCCTAGGCGGTGCGAAGAATGCATTCGATGTGCGAGGCGAAAGCCCGAAACTACGCGAGCAATACGGCTCAGGCTTGGGTGAGCAAATGCTGCAAGCCCGGCGACTATGCGAGGCCGGTTGCGGTTTCGTCACCGTAACCTACGGCGGCTGGGACATGCACGGCAACGTGGCGAGCGGTATGAAGACTCGCGGACCGACGGTCGATCAGGCCGTTTCAGCCTTCGTCGAAGACTGCGCCGAACGTGGCTTGAGCGAGAAGGTGCTCCTCGTCGTCACCGGTGAATTCGGGCGCACGCCGCGCATCAACAAGAACGCCGGCCGCGACCACTGGGCTCCGCTCAGTACGTTGGCTTTGGCCGGGGGCGGGCTCCGGATGGGTCAAACGGTCGGCGAATCGACCGCCAAGGCCGAAGTTCCGAAGTCGACTCCGATCGGTCCGCAAGACCTGATGGCGACGCTGTTCCATGTGCTTGGACTACCCCGCGACCTGCACTACAACGACCCAGCCGGTCGTCCGGTACCGATGCTCGATAGCGGCAAGCCGATCGCCGAGTTGCTCTGA
- a CDS encoding DUF1501 domain-containing protein, translating to MQPDVQPALPLRVSRQEFLQVGFSAALGCGLSGLSAARDAQAAAGPRVRAKSVIFVFCTGAPAHQDMWDLKPEAPAESRGEFKPVDTKASGVRISEHLPKLAGIADKFAVVRSMTHKLPSHEHGTHYLLTGINQNPPGATHMASRNDWPCYASGLQYLRGGDDGLPTGVHLPTYLHNGYGFCGQNAGFLGSKYDPWQITRDPAAPKFQLDELSLAEGLTVQRVSARHGLLESIDRQRRDLVESAGVRSMSQRKSEAFDMLTRGGKFREAFDLEREPAAMRDRYGRHSFGQSLLLARRLVEAGVPIVQANMGTMNRWDTHGGNFRVLKDTLLPPFDQGLATLLADLDERGLLDETLVVCTGEFGRTPIINANAGRDHWSNVFSAVFAGAGVRGGQVIGASDVQAAYPATRGWYPADLGATIYSALGIDPQSQMIDQLGRPHQLNAGEVIAPLYS from the coding sequence ATGCAGCCCGACGTACAGCCGGCCCTGCCGCTTCGCGTTTCGCGTCAGGAATTTCTCCAGGTCGGGTTTTCGGCAGCGCTCGGTTGCGGTCTCTCCGGGCTGTCGGCGGCGCGAGACGCACAGGCGGCCGCCGGACCGCGCGTGCGCGCTAAGTCGGTTATCTTCGTGTTTTGCACGGGCGCCCCGGCTCACCAAGACATGTGGGATTTGAAGCCGGAAGCTCCGGCGGAGTCGCGCGGCGAGTTTAAGCCGGTCGACACCAAAGCCTCGGGCGTGCGCATCTCCGAGCACTTGCCGAAGCTGGCCGGTATCGCCGACAAGTTCGCCGTCGTGCGCTCGATGACGCACAAGCTCCCTTCGCACGAGCACGGCACGCACTACCTGCTCACGGGTATCAATCAGAACCCGCCCGGCGCTACGCACATGGCCAGTCGCAATGACTGGCCATGTTACGCCTCGGGCCTCCAATACCTGCGCGGCGGCGACGACGGACTTCCTACCGGCGTGCATCTGCCGACCTATTTGCACAACGGCTACGGATTCTGCGGACAAAATGCCGGCTTCCTCGGCAGCAAATACGATCCGTGGCAGATTACGCGCGACCCCGCCGCGCCGAAGTTTCAACTCGACGAACTGAGCCTCGCCGAGGGCCTCACGGTCCAGCGCGTGAGCGCGCGGCACGGCCTGTTGGAAAGTATCGACCGACAACGGCGCGATCTCGTCGAATCGGCCGGCGTCCGCTCGATGTCGCAGCGCAAGAGCGAAGCGTTCGATATGCTCACCCGCGGCGGCAAGTTTCGCGAGGCGTTCGACCTCGAGCGCGAACCGGCCGCGATGCGCGACCGCTACGGCCGCCATTCCTTCGGTCAATCGCTGCTCTTAGCGCGGCGGCTCGTCGAGGCGGGCGTGCCGATCGTGCAGGCCAACATGGGGACGATGAATCGCTGGGACACGCACGGCGGCAATTTCCGCGTCCTCAAAGATACGCTGCTCCCGCCGTTCGACCAGGGCCTGGCGACGCTGCTCGCCGACCTCGACGAGCGCGGTCTGCTCGACGAAACGCTGGTCGTTTGCACCGGCGAGTTCGGCCGCACGCCGATTATCAATGCCAACGCAGGCCGCGATCATTGGTCGAATGTCTTCTCCGCCGTGTTCGCCGGAGCGGGCGTGCGAGGCGGGCAAGTCATCGGCGCCAGTGACGTGCAAGCCGCCTACCCGGCGACCCGCGGCTGGTATCCGGCCGACCTGGGAGCAACGATCTACTCCGCGCTTGGCATCGATCCGCAATCGCAAATGATCGATCAACTCGGACGTCCGCACCAGTTGAACGCCGGCGAAGTGATTGCTCCGCTTTACAGCTAG